In Lemur catta isolate mLemCat1 chromosome 1, mLemCat1.pri, whole genome shotgun sequence, one DNA window encodes the following:
- the MVB12A gene encoding multivesicular body subunit 12A isoform X1, producing the protein MEPGPGPDAAPLAGLVWSSASASPPRGFSAISCTVEGAPASFGKSFAQKSGYFLCLSPLGSLENPQENVVADIQIVMDKSPLPLGFSPVCDPLDSSKACIRSERCPEASVSKKKRMCVKLVPLGAVDTAVFDIRLSGKTKTVPGYLRVGDIGGFAIWCKKAKAPRPVPKPRGLSRDMRGLSLDPPSQPSKGSFPERTLSRLGSRVSTLRRNDSIYEASSLYGISAMDGVPFTLHPRFEGKSCGPLAFSAFGDLTIKSLADIEEEYNYGFVVEKTAAARLPPSVS; encoded by the exons ATGGAGCCCGGGCCTGGGCCCGACGCGGCACCGCTGGCTGGCCTGGTCTGGTCGTCCGCCTCGGCGTCTCCGCCGCGGGGATTCAGCGCG ATCTCTTGCACCGTCGAGGGGGCGCCCGCCAGCTTCGGCAAGAGCTTCGCGCAGAAATCTGGCTACTTCCTGTGCCTTAGTCCTCTGGGTAGCCTGGAG AACCCTCAGGAGAACGTGGTGGCGGATATCCAGATTGTGATGGACAAGAGCCCTCTCCCGCTGGGCTTCTCCCCGGTCTGCGACCCCCTGGATTCCAGTAAGGCCTGCATCCGGAGCGAGAGATGTCCAG aGGCCTCTGTGTCCAAGAAGAAACGCATGTGTGTGAAGCTGGTGCCCCTGGGGGCTGTGGACACAGCTGTGTTTGACATCCGGCTGAGCGGGAAGACCAAGACAGTGCCTGGATACCTGCGAGTAGG GGACATAGGTGGTTTTGCCATCTGGTGCAAGAAGGCCAAGGCCCCGAGGCCAGTGCCCAAGCCCCGAGGTCTCAGCCGGGACATGCGGGGCCTTTCCCTGGATCCCCCAAGCCAGCCCAG CAAGGGCAGCTTCCCTGAGCGGACGCTGTCAAGGCTGGGCTCTCGGGTGTCCACCCTGAGGAGGAATGACTCCATCTACGAGGCTTCGAGCCTCTATGGCATTTCAG CCATGGATGGGGTTCCCTTTACCCTGCACCCCCGATTCGAGGGCAAGAGCTGCGGCCCCCTG GCCTTCTCTGCCTTTGGAGACCTGACCATCAAGTCTCTGGCAGACATAGAGGAGGAG TACAACTACGGCTTTGTGGTAGAGAAAACCGCTGCTGCCCGCCTGCCCCCGAGTGTCTCGTAA
- the MVB12A gene encoding multivesicular body subunit 12A isoform X3 yields the protein MEPGPGPDAAPLAGLVWSSASASPPRGFSAISCTVEGAPASFGKSFAQKSGYFLCLSPLGSLENPQENVVADIQIVMDKSPLPLGFSPVCDPLDSSKACIRSERCPEASVSKKKRMCVKLVPLGAVDTAVFDIRLSGKTKTVPGYLRVGDIGGFAIWCKKAKAPRPVPKPRGLSRDMRGLSLDPPSQPSKGSFPERTLSRLGSRVSTLRRNDSIYEASSLYGISAMDGVPFTLHPRFEGKSCGPLYNYGFVVEKTAAARLPPSVS from the exons ATGGAGCCCGGGCCTGGGCCCGACGCGGCACCGCTGGCTGGCCTGGTCTGGTCGTCCGCCTCGGCGTCTCCGCCGCGGGGATTCAGCGCG ATCTCTTGCACCGTCGAGGGGGCGCCCGCCAGCTTCGGCAAGAGCTTCGCGCAGAAATCTGGCTACTTCCTGTGCCTTAGTCCTCTGGGTAGCCTGGAG AACCCTCAGGAGAACGTGGTGGCGGATATCCAGATTGTGATGGACAAGAGCCCTCTCCCGCTGGGCTTCTCCCCGGTCTGCGACCCCCTGGATTCCAGTAAGGCCTGCATCCGGAGCGAGAGATGTCCAG aGGCCTCTGTGTCCAAGAAGAAACGCATGTGTGTGAAGCTGGTGCCCCTGGGGGCTGTGGACACAGCTGTGTTTGACATCCGGCTGAGCGGGAAGACCAAGACAGTGCCTGGATACCTGCGAGTAGG GGACATAGGTGGTTTTGCCATCTGGTGCAAGAAGGCCAAGGCCCCGAGGCCAGTGCCCAAGCCCCGAGGTCTCAGCCGGGACATGCGGGGCCTTTCCCTGGATCCCCCAAGCCAGCCCAG CAAGGGCAGCTTCCCTGAGCGGACGCTGTCAAGGCTGGGCTCTCGGGTGTCCACCCTGAGGAGGAATGACTCCATCTACGAGGCTTCGAGCCTCTATGGCATTTCAG CCATGGATGGGGTTCCCTTTACCCTGCACCCCCGATTCGAGGGCAAGAGCTGCGGCCCCCTG TACAACTACGGCTTTGTGGTAGAGAAAACCGCTGCTGCCCGCCTGCCCCCGAGTGTCTCGTAA
- the BST2 gene encoding bone marrow stromal antigen 2: MAPTFYHYSPVAMDDICKEERGQGLWHRKVPLPQVACLLLTVLLLLGVPVVIFAMEANSEHCKDGLRAEMKCRNVTHLLECQLAQAQEGFLEAEARATICNHTVVTLEVEKNHALNQTKELEGEISKLNLKLQDASAEVERLKKENKDLRSRTWHNHEPDSSSPLAATSSTVPRALLLLGLGLCALLL; encoded by the exons ATGGCACCAACTTTTTACCACTATTCACCAGTGGCCATGGATGACATCTGCAAGGAAGAGAGAGGACAGGGACTGTGGCACCGCAAGGTACCGCTGCCACAAGTAGCGTGTCTCCTGCTCACGGTCCTGCTGCTTCTGGGGGTGCCTGTGGTCATCTTCGCTATGGAGGCCAACAGTGAGCACTGCAAGGATGGCCTCCGGGCAGAGATGAAGTGTCGCAATGTCACCCATCTCCTGGAGTGCCAGCTGGCCCAGGctcaggagggcttcctggaggctgAGGCCCGGGCCACCATCTGCAACCACACTGTG GTGACCCTGGAGGTGGAGAAGAATCATGCCCTGAATCAAACTAAGGAGCTTGAGG GAGAGATCAGTAAATTGAATCTGAAGCTGCAGGACGCTTCCGCGGAGGTGGAACGACTAAA aaaagaaaataaggaccTGAGGTCGAGGACCTGGCACAACCACGAGCCGGACTCCAGCAGCCCCCTGGCCGCCACCAGCTCCACGGTGCCGCGCGCACTCTTGCTCCTGGGGCTGGGCCTCTGCGCTCTGCTGCTCTGA
- the MVB12A gene encoding multivesicular body subunit 12A isoform X2, whose protein sequence is MEPGPGPDAAPLAGLVWSSASASPPRGFSAISCTVEGAPASFGKSFAQKSGYFLCLSPLGSLENPQENVVADIQIVMDKSPLPLGFSPVCDPLDSKASVSKKKRMCVKLVPLGAVDTAVFDIRLSGKTKTVPGYLRVGDIGGFAIWCKKAKAPRPVPKPRGLSRDMRGLSLDPPSQPSKGSFPERTLSRLGSRVSTLRRNDSIYEASSLYGISAMDGVPFTLHPRFEGKSCGPLAFSAFGDLTIKSLADIEEEYNYGFVVEKTAAARLPPSVS, encoded by the exons ATGGAGCCCGGGCCTGGGCCCGACGCGGCACCGCTGGCTGGCCTGGTCTGGTCGTCCGCCTCGGCGTCTCCGCCGCGGGGATTCAGCGCG ATCTCTTGCACCGTCGAGGGGGCGCCCGCCAGCTTCGGCAAGAGCTTCGCGCAGAAATCTGGCTACTTCCTGTGCCTTAGTCCTCTGGGTAGCCTGGAG AACCCTCAGGAGAACGTGGTGGCGGATATCCAGATTGTGATGGACAAGAGCCCTCTCCCGCTGGGCTTCTCCCCGGTCTGCGACCCCCTGGATTCCA aGGCCTCTGTGTCCAAGAAGAAACGCATGTGTGTGAAGCTGGTGCCCCTGGGGGCTGTGGACACAGCTGTGTTTGACATCCGGCTGAGCGGGAAGACCAAGACAGTGCCTGGATACCTGCGAGTAGG GGACATAGGTGGTTTTGCCATCTGGTGCAAGAAGGCCAAGGCCCCGAGGCCAGTGCCCAAGCCCCGAGGTCTCAGCCGGGACATGCGGGGCCTTTCCCTGGATCCCCCAAGCCAGCCCAG CAAGGGCAGCTTCCCTGAGCGGACGCTGTCAAGGCTGGGCTCTCGGGTGTCCACCCTGAGGAGGAATGACTCCATCTACGAGGCTTCGAGCCTCTATGGCATTTCAG CCATGGATGGGGTTCCCTTTACCCTGCACCCCCGATTCGAGGGCAAGAGCTGCGGCCCCCTG GCCTTCTCTGCCTTTGGAGACCTGACCATCAAGTCTCTGGCAGACATAGAGGAGGAG TACAACTACGGCTTTGTGGTAGAGAAAACCGCTGCTGCCCGCCTGCCCCCGAGTGTCTCGTAA
- the CCDC194 gene encoding coiled-coil domain-containing protein 194, translated as MAEPEPEPGPEPGRAWRVLALCGAAVFLAAAAAGGALVAWNLAASAAWGPHCPEPGTNATAPPGDPPPEVEDLRRQLAAAAQREEALARQLDQAEGVRLKLEKALKACEGRQNQLQTQLTTLKIEMEEARAQGTQMGAENGALTEALARWEAAAAESAQWLDEAQRRASAAESESEACAAREAALRERVRALEAEMGPQRRGPRPRPRSESRPRPSPRSGSRPRPSARSRSRPGHSGGCRRPARRTQG; from the exons ATGGccgagccggagccggagccgggcCCGGAGCCCGGGCGTGCGTGGAGAGTGCTTGCCCTGTGCGGGGCCGCCGTGTTCCTGGCAGCTGCGGCTGCCGGCGGGGCCCTGGTGGCCTGGAATCTGGCCGCCTCCGCTGCCTGGGGCCCTCACTGCCCGGAGCCAGGGACCAATGCGACGGCGCCACCCGGGGACCCCCCGCCTGAGGTCGAGGACCTGCGGCGTCAGCTGGCAGCGGCTGCCCAGCGCGAGGAAGCCCTGGCCAGGCAGCTGGACCAGGCTGAGGGTGTCCGTCTCAAGTTGGAGAAGGCACTCAAGGCCTGTGAGGGCCGCCAG AACCAGCTTCAGACCCAACTAACGACTCTGAAGATTGAGATGGAGGAAGCCAGGGCACAGGGGACCCAGATGGGGGCTGAGAACGGGGCGCTGACAG AAGCCCTGGCGCGCTGGGAGGCGGCGGCCGCGGAGTCTGCGCAGTGGCTGGACGAGGCGCAGCGGCGTGCAAGCGCCGCCGAGTCCGAGAGCGAAGCCTGCGCCGCCCGGGAGGCGGCGCTGCGCGAGCGCGT TCGCGCCCTGGAAGCCGAGATGGGTCCCCAGCGCAGAGGGCCGCGGCCTCGGCCCCGCTCGGAGTCCCGACCCCGGCCCAGCCCCCGCTCGGGGTCCCGACCCCGGCCCAGCGCCCGCTCCCGCTCTCGTCCCGGCCACTCCGGGGGCTGCCGGCGGCCAGCGAGGCGCACACAAGGGTGA